ACCATGAACCTTAATCACATCACAACCATATATAAACCTTTGTTTCCAGAATAAGACAAAAAGGCTTATATAATGCTTTTTTTACCATTCGGAGGACTCTGATCAAGAATTGATGACAGGCCCTCGATAATCTGTTAAAAGGCCTTATTTTTCTTGAATACGGAATATGTGGCCTTGGAAAAGCATAAAAGTCTTTTAAATCCAATTAGAACTGCACTTATAATTAAGGGCATTTTAATAGATCTGATTGCATCAGAGACTCTTCATGGGCCTTATAATCTGAAAAGAAGGATTTTAAACAATTAAAAATGGGGACATTTAGAGATTATATTCTCATCATTTCTGCAGGTTGTGGATTGGATGCACATGATTTGTCCCCTTACATAATTTATAAATGGAGCCCGGAAGTGCAGAAGAAATTGAAGGCGGAGTTCATGTTCTTACATATATTATTTAAATGGAGCTACAGAAATCATATCGAAGAGAGATGGAAAAATGTGAGAGATGGGTTGGCAATGTACCTGGAAGAATCTCAGAGAAGGAGAATGGAGAGGATGGGATACCGCTTCGTGGGAGAGCACAGACACTCAGCGGTTAAAACTTGCCTCTGGACAAAGAAGAGCATAGTCAACGAGGGAGCATGCTACAAAGAGAAATTCTATGGAATCAGGAGCCACAGATGCCTCCAGATGTCTCCAAGTGTGCCATTCTGCCAGCAGAAATGTCTGTTCTGCTGGAGGGACCTCTCATCAACAGGAAAAACATGGGATGGCCCCCATGATGAACCGGCAGATATAATTGAGGGGGCAATAGAGGCGCAGAGGAAACTGTTATGCGGATACCTTGGCAACGAAAGAGCAGATAAAATCAAGGTGATGGAGTCTCAGGATCCGACAAATGCAGCCATATCACTTGCAGGGGAACCGATGCTCTACCCTGACATGGATGGACTCCTGAGGGAATTTCACAGGAGAAACTTCACAACGTTCCTTGTAACCAATGGACTGGCACCCATGAACCTTGAGAAACTTTCTGAGGAACCCACACAGCTCTACATATCCCTCGACGCCCCTGAAAGGGACACCTACGAGGAAATCTGCAGGCCACAGGTACCTGGGGCCTGGGATCTTCTCAAAGGTTCCCTTGAACTCATGCCATCATTCAACTGCAGGAAGGTCATCAGAATCACAGCGGTGAGGAACATCAACATGAAGGATCCTGAGGGCTTCGCCAGGATGATAGAGGCGGCCAGGCCAGACTTTGTTGAGGTGAAGGCCTACATGTACATAGGCTACTCACGCAGACGCCTTGATATAGAGAACATGCCCCTCTTCTATGAGGTCCATGAATTTGCAGAGGAACTTGCAGCTGCATCTGGAATGGAAATTGTGGATGGGTCACGGGAGAGCAGGGTGGTTCTTCTGGCTTAGGAGACCAGCATTAAATAATTCCTCCACGATAATTAATAATGAGGTGGTAATTTATGAGGCAGGCTATTCCATTACTGCTAATAGCATTCCTTGTGGCCGCCCCCGTATTTGCGGTTTCAGGGTTTTCTGTGACACTGGGGGAGGCCACAAACAGCAATCCATCATACAAAAGTGCCGTGATGGATTACTTCAAATCAAAGACAGATAGGGACCTTCAGGGTGCCAATGTTAAGGTTGTAACAGCATCAGAGGTCAACGAGGTTTCAAGGGGGGTAACTGGCCGTGTATATTCACCATCGCAGATACTGTCCTGTGCAATGGTGGACCTCTCCTACAGGGACGGGATCAAGGTCTCGGTGGATACCAGTAAGATACGGGTTGTAACACCTGAAATGTATGCAAGCGCCCTCAGGTCATCCGGGATAGATCGTGGCTACGTTGTTGTAACCTCCCCGGTACCTGCATCAGGGGAGGCTGCACTTGCAGGGGTCCTGAAATCATATGAGGTTGCAGTTGGAGAGCAGATACCAGAGGAGGCCAAGAGGGCATCTGTTGAGGAGATATACCTCCAGAGCAGCCTTGTGAACGAGACCAACACCACAGGGGATAGGGTGGCTGAGCTCTTCGATGAGGTTAAAAACAGGACCCGGGATCAGAACCTCCAGGACCCCACAGACATACAGAGGGTCGTGGTTGATGTATCACAGCAGATGAACATTAACCTCACAGATACACAGGTCCAGCAGGTGGCTGATTCGGTTGCAGCATCACAGAGGGTTCAGGGAAACCTCACAGAATTCAAACAGAGGCTGGAGGGTGTTAGCCAGCAGGTCGGAGGGTCAGGTATACTGGACCAGATATACGCCTTCCTGCAGAGCATCTACAACTATATCATGGGGATCGCATCCCCATAAAAATTTTTAGAGTGCAGTTCATGGATTACCTTCCGGAAACGGACCCTTAAATCAGCAATCAGGGACCATAATATATATTGAGGATTATACAATATCTCCTAATTATGTTGATAGCTCAGAATAACCTTCAGTTCATCCTGGAAGTTGCATTGATAATCCACGTCGGCATAATTCTGCTCTTCAATGTGGTGGCGGTGCCCCTCAGCCTTGTCATGTTCCTGGGCACAGTCCTGACAGTAATACTCGCACTTATATTCTCAGCTGACGCAGCATTCCTTCTCCTACCCTTCCTATCACACCATGAATTCACCCACCCATTCGGGCCCTTCGCGGTTTTATTCTGGGTTACAATGGTTGCATCCTCAAACCTCCTCACAGAGGCAGGTATAGGATCAGCATCCGTTAAGAAGCTTTCCCTTCTACTATTCTTCGTAATAGCCATTTCCGGTGGACTGATGCACAGGTCATTCCTGGTGCTCTGGCTGCTGGGATGGGCCTTCGGTTATCTTTTGATGTCAAAGAGTTTCAGGAGGAGCACTAGAATAACCAGAAATTCAGTCATATCATTCATCCTTGCGGGTGTGGCTGGATTCGCCCTCCTTGAGTTCCTCTCAAGGGTCCTCAATAAGAGTGTTCTGAGTCCAATGCTGAGGATCACTAGGCTCGAGGAGAACACGGTTCCAAGCCTTTCACTGGTACTTAAAAATACGACCTTCTGGGGGCATGTGCAGGGTTCCTGTTACTGGAAATCTGCCTGCCTGGGCGGTGCCGATGGATACATCACTCTGCCCGTAACCATGATCCAGAACCTGGGGCTCCCATACCACATATTCTATGGGGTCCTGGTGGTTAAGAAGGACTACATTGACTACATGCTACCCGGTATATTTGCGGTGGCCTTTGATGCAGGATTCTTCGGGCTCCTGTTCCTCCTATCATGGGTCATGATCGTCACATTCTCTGGTTTAACGGTTCTAAGGAAATATCAGGAGCAGAGGCTTAACGGTAGCAGGATGTATCTTGGGAGAGAGGCTCTCCTCATAGGGTCCCTTGCAGCTTTCCTTTCACAGAGCATTGTGGGACTCTTCATATTCAACAGGTCATTTAACTCAGCAGCCCTCCTGACCTATATAATAATATCGGCCCTTGTCATGGCCCACACAGTCACCGTTAAGAGGACCATCCCCTGATGAACTAATGCACATAAAAACAGATGCTGCAGGGATAGAAAAAATCATAAAAGGGTAGAATTCAGGCATTTAATGTCTCAGAAAAAATCAGAAGGGGAGAATAGAACTTAGAGGGTCTTTGATATCTCCACAGCCTTCTCAGCAGCCCTCTCGAGGGACGTCTCGAAGGGGATCCCGGCCTCCCTGAGGATCCTCTGACCCTCCTCCTCATTGGTTCCGGTCAGGCGTATCACAAGGGGGACGTTTCTCCTGGCATCCCTCAGGGCGTTCACAACACCCCTGGCAACATCATCGGCCCTCGTTATACCGCCAAGGACGTTCAGGAATACAACCCGCACTGAGGGATGGGATATGACAAGGTCAAGGGCTCTCCTTATGACGTCCTCTGAGGCACCACCACCGATGTCGAGGAAGGTGGCAGGTTCCCCACCCTTCAGTTTTATGAGGTCCATTGCGGTGAGGGTTAACCCTGCACCGTTGCCTATAACCGCAACATCTCCGTCGAGCTTTACGAAGGCAAACTCCTCAGGCTCATACTCATCCATTTCCATAAATTCTCTGTGGCGGTAAATGGAGTCGTCATCCACCTCCAGCTTTGCATCAGCTGCAATGACCTTATCCCCTGATATTACAAGGGGGTTTATCTCTGCAAGCCTGGCATCGTACTTCCTGAAGAGATGATACAGTTTCCAGATCACTCCACCAACCGGGGGTATAAGTTCACTTTCAAGTCCCATCTTCCTTGCGATCTCCCTGGCCTCATAGGGGAGGAACTCATCGAGGGGGTTTACATGGTAGCGCACGATCTTCTCGGGGGAGCTTGCTGCCAGTTCCTCTATATCAACACCACCCTCTGCGCTGGCCATTATGAGGGGCTTCTTCGCTGTCCGGTCAATGACGGCACTCACATAGAGCTCCCGGTCTATGGGTATCTTCTCCTCTATGAGGACCTTCTCAACTGCTTCACCACGGACCTCTGATGAAAGGAGGTCCCCTGTAACCTCGGCGGCAGTGGAGGGGGATGCGAACCTTATACCACCTGCCTTCCCCCTCCCACCTGTAAGGACCTGGGATTTGACTGCAACCTCACACCCCAGTTCAGCGGCTATCCTTTCAGCTTCTTCAGGGGTCTCTGCAACACCTCCACGGGGCGTGTTTATACCCTCGGCCCTGAATATCTCCTTGGCGCTGTACTCATAGAATTTCATCTATTTCCCTCCAATAAGTTCACGGCCGGCCTGGAATGCCATGAGGTTCTTCTCCTCGGTGCCTGGCGGTACGCTGTCCTTTATGGCCTCCTCAGCGGCCCTGACGCTAACGATCCCTGTTGCCTCGGTGAGGGCTCCCATCATGACCATGTTGGCGACGATGGTTATGCCAACCCTTTCCTCGGCTGTTCTTGTTGCAGGTGCCCTGAAGTATTGAACATTCCGTTTCCTGATGAAGTCCTCTATTTCAGCCTCAACAACCATATCAGGGTCAACTATGAGGGTCCCTCCCATCTTGAGGTCGTCCATGTATGTCATGAGGGCCTGATGGGACATGGCAACGAGTATGTCCGGGCTCTGGACCTTGGGGTAGTCTATTTCCTGGTCACTTATCACAACCTCAGCCCTTGACGCCCCTCCCCTGGCCTCGGGACCATAGGACTGGGTCTGAACGGCGTATAGGCCATCATAAAGGCTTGCAGCCTTGCCAAGGACTATGCCTGCAAGTATAACTCCCTGTCCACCGAAT
This region of Methanothermobacter thermautotrophicus genomic DNA includes:
- the twy1 gene encoding 4-demethylwyosine synthase TYW1 — protein: MYLEESQRRRMERMGYRFVGEHRHSAVKTCLWTKKSIVNEGACYKEKFYGIRSHRCLQMSPSVPFCQQKCLFCWRDLSSTGKTWDGPHDEPADIIEGAIEAQRKLLCGYLGNERADKIKVMESQDPTNAAISLAGEPMLYPDMDGLLREFHRRNFTTFLVTNGLAPMNLEKLSEEPTQLYISLDAPERDTYEEICRPQVPGAWDLLKGSLELMPSFNCRKVIRITAVRNINMKDPEGFARMIEAARPDFVEVKAYMYIGYSRRRLDIENMPLFYEVHEFAEELAAASGMEIVDGSRESRVVLLA
- a CDS encoding DUF1002 domain-containing protein; protein product: MRQAIPLLLIAFLVAAPVFAVSGFSVTLGEATNSNPSYKSAVMDYFKSKTDRDLQGANVKVVTASEVNEVSRGVTGRVYSPSQILSCAMVDLSYRDGIKVSVDTSKIRVVTPEMYASALRSSGIDRGYVVVTSPVPASGEAALAGVLKSYEVAVGEQIPEEAKRASVEEIYLQSSLVNETNTTGDRVAELFDEVKNRTRDQNLQDPTDIQRVVVDVSQQMNINLTDTQVQQVADSVAASQRVQGNLTEFKQRLEGVSQQVGGSGILDQIYAFLQSIYNYIMGIASP
- the sucC gene encoding ADP-forming succinate--CoA ligase subunit beta, with amino-acid sequence MKFYEYSAKEIFRAEGINTPRGGVAETPEEAERIAAELGCEVAVKSQVLTGGRGKAGGIRFASPSTAAEVTGDLLSSEVRGEAVEKVLIEEKIPIDRELYVSAVIDRTAKKPLIMASAEGGVDIEELAASSPEKIVRYHVNPLDEFLPYEAREIARKMGLESELIPPVGGVIWKLYHLFRKYDARLAEINPLVISGDKVIAADAKLEVDDDSIYRHREFMEMDEYEPEEFAFVKLDGDVAVIGNGAGLTLTAMDLIKLKGGEPATFLDIGGGASEDVIRRALDLVISHPSVRVVFLNVLGGITRADDVARGVVNALRDARRNVPLVIRLTGTNEEEGQRILREAGIPFETSLERAAEKAVEISKTL
- a CDS encoding 2-oxoacid:ferredoxin oxidoreductase subunit gamma, with product MRKEIRIAGFGGQGVILAGIVLGKAASLYDGLYAVQTQSYGPEARGGASRAEVVISDQEIDYPKVQSPDILVAMSHQALMTYMDDLKMGGTLIVDPDMVVEAEIEDFIRKRNVQYFRAPATRTAEERVGITIVANMVMMGALTEATGIVSVRAAEEAIKDSVPPGTEEKNLMAFQAGRELIGGK